The Oreochromis aureus strain Israel breed Guangdong linkage group 7, ZZ_aureus, whole genome shotgun sequence region CCCTCTAATTCAAATACAGATTTTAAACTGATCCTTCTGAACAAAGTTATATTCAGTTGTTTTAAGATaatgaagaagaagacaaaaaaaaccccaacaaaaaacaaaacaaacaaacacaagtgaaaACATACACTTTGTAAAAAAGGTGCCACGGGCATGAATAATTTCTCACTACTTCATCCTCGAGAAGCTTCCCACAACAAGATAGAACATGTCTTTATCTGCAATGGGTGGGAAAAACTTTATTTCGAGTAGCCATAAACCATTTTTCTTTCCATTATGCAAGTGATGCCTAATTTATGAGCAATTTATGTTTGTTAGAGTTAAAAAGTACCCGACCCCAGTGTGTTTACGATTACATTTGGCCTAATTTgcttcatcacagttactcGGGATGACATTGGTATTTGTTTAAATACATTGATTCAAGCCACACTGAAGCTTGTGTGTGAGAAATTTTAATGTCAAAGCCATGCCATTAACGGGGAATAATGTAAAGAAACGCTGCATTATAATTTATGTATGAAATGAGCGACTTAGGATGTTAAATTGTCTTTTTACAGCAGCAGTGACGTGTGGTGTTtgagcagtgttttttttatggtCTTCTAAGTAAATCAGTTTATTCTAAGCAATAGCTTAACTTTAAAATATATGTACTTCACATACATAAAGTATCAATACCGTGCTAAAAATAACCTTTTTAAGTTCAGGTGAAAAAAACACGCCCACCTCTTTGGGAGGAGTCAAGGTCATTTACAAATGCACCTTCAGCTGTGCCCAATCAACTAGCCGACCAATGGGCGATGATTGGCTGTAAGACGATACTAACACTTGTGGCGCTGATAAGAAAAAATCTGTGGAGTAGAGACGCATTTGAGCTTGATGGCAGATAAGCGTTTGGGAGGACAAAGCTTTATGGACTAGGTCGTTGGGCTATTGGTAGTTATGCTGCATCCAGACGCAGGCCTTCACGTTTGaactggtttatttatttattttttttctcccctggaTCCCGAAACGGATAAGacattttaaaatcagtcaCCGCTAGAtcaactttttttccccactttctGGAAGCGCGTTTGTTGCTCGGCCAGGTTTTCTCGTCTTTTGGAAGATGTCTGAAAGTCCCGAGGGCCACAGCCGGCCTTATGACTTCAGCCGCACCAGCGCTTGCGCGCAGCTTTTGGGTCAGGAGGGTTTTGGTAGTAGTGCCTCCTTCCAGGTACCCCATGGTGTCTTGCCAGACCCGAGCCGCATTTACAACAAAAGCTGTTACAGTGGTATCGCATCGACATCTGCTCAAGCCTTTTTCCCCTTCCCATCCGTCTCCACCGACTACAGGCCCTCTGAGCTACAGACTGGAGACTTTGGGCAACCCAAGCATTGGTATCCCTTTGCAGACTACACAGGCCAATTACCTGGCGTATCTGCAGCAATCCAGCCTATAAACCTTAGCACCCCTGAAGCCGAGACGGCGGAGCAAATCAAACTACCTGAAATAAAGATGGAGAAGGTCGCCCGCGAGGACTACTCATCCGAGATGAAAGTTCAGCAGTACCTGACTCCACAAGCCTCCAACGATATGGCCCATGGATTATTCTACGCTAGGACTGGGACCTGGAACCCGTCCTTTTGGTCCTTCTCCTCACCTGGCAGCGGTAGTCAAACTCCCTCCACATCTTCGACATCTTCCCCATCGCTGTCCCCCTCACCCCCGAGCAACGGACTTCCGGGGAACGGGTATTTCAGCGTGAACACACCTCAGGTTGTCCCCGAGGCCCAGCAGCAGAGGCCGGCCACCTCCCGACGAAATGCCGCGTCCTCGAATCGAGGATGCAAGGAAGAGGTAAGTCTTCATCTCGTGGACCTTTTGCAAGAGCACTGCAAATGTGCGCTACCTATCAGCCAAAGATGTTTCGCTTGAATTTTgtataatttttaattttttttttaaatttttctccTTCTAGCAGGAGACTGTTTCCACTGAAGAGCTGGAGCAGTTTGCCAGGGAGCTCAAACACAAGCGCATTACTCTGGGTTTTACCCAGTCAGATGTTGGCCTTTCACTGGGAAGCCTTTATGGTAAATTTATTCTTTTATCTTATTCTGTGGCATCTGACTTCAGTAGATTGGATTGGCAGATTTGGTAAATGTTGGCAATTTAAAATGGTTATGAATATTATATGCTCATGAAGTGTCTTTTGCAGTTTGGGGAGCTGGCTGTTATGTCTGTCAAGtcttatcttttatttttctggagCAGGAAAAATGTTCAGCCAAACTACCATTTGTCGTTTTGAGGCTCTGCAACTGAGCTTTAAGAACATGTGCAAGCTGAAGCCCCTTCTGCAGAAATGGCTGGATGAGGCGGAGAACTCGGAAAATCCTCAGGATGTAAGTTTCAAACAACCAGCTTGGGACCAGGTGATCGCCAAACTGGGGCTCCTTTTAATTTTAGGCTAAGCCCAAACTGAAGCAGATATGTCAAATCCTCTAGTGATACAAATTTAGGTGCTTGAAGAGCACAATCAGTAACTCCCCATCCCACTTACATGTTTCTGCTTCCCCAGATGTACAAGATTGAGAGAGTTTTTGTTGACACCAGAAAAAGAAAGCGGCGGACCAGTCTGGAGGGGGCAGTGCGTGCTGCTCTAGAGTCCTATTTCATCAAGTGTCCCAAACCGAACACCCAAGCAATCAAGCACATTTCGGATGATCTGGGCCTAGAGAGAGATGTAAGCATATCTTATTTGTCTCACCACAAGTCTCTTGTGGTTCACATTTTGTTGACTAACACTTTATTTTGCTCTTGGCAGGTGGTACGTGTTTGGTTTTGCAACCGGAGACAGAAGGGGAAGCGCTTGGCTCTGCCGCTGGATGAAGAATTGGAAGGCCAGCTGTATGAGCAGAGTCCTTCCCCCATTTCCAGTCAGGCCTACCCAGGGCCCAGTTTCACTGGAGGCCCTCCTCCCACGCTCTACATGCCTCAACTTCCCAGGCCTGATCTCATGAAACAAGCCTTGAATCCTGGAGTGGTTGGGCACCCAACTAGATAAAGCCATAGTCCAACCAGAACCACAGATTGCCTTTCAAAAACATGCCCAACTTTCCTCGGAAAGGAAGCTCTACAAATGCAGCAATCAAACCATCTGATCGTATCTGAGTTCTGTGAGGGTGAAATCAAAGTGGTTTCCTGTTTCAGCTGTGGTGATGGTGAAATGTCTTGCGTCACTGTGTTCTGTGACCTTGAACTACTTTGACCTCATATAGCAAAAGAGGATGTCAAGTTGCACATTTATTACATGACTATGTATTGGCCAGTGAGTCCATAGTTTTGAGTTTTATGTGCTGTGACTATATGGACCAGATGTGGAATGAGGCTTGGTCTGTAAATGCTCGAGAGCTGGGGTGTTTTAGTTGTGCAAAATTCTGGGTAGGCTTTCTGTGGTGCCAACAAGGGAAAAGCAAGGGATTGACACCGTGAGGGACACCTCCTTAAACAGTATTCATTTTTGACAGTTTAGCCAATACTTGTGCAATACTTCTGTCATGTTTGAAGAGAGCATCTGTAGTATTTGTCTAAACTATCACTGCAACAGAAAGCGCTCTTATAAGATTCATTTGTCCAAATTTTTTACAAGTCTTTTattccatttttatttgtataccaaacttgctttttttccccttcccttGTGGTTATTAGCATTAagcaaaaggggggaaaaagcgCTTCAGTAGGTGTTAGTGTAATCCTTTGAAGGAATCCGGCAAATACTGCTACCCtttacttgttttgtttgtacaCACTTTCTTTCTCAGATGAGTGACAGTAAATGTGACTTGTTGCCATCTGCTTTTAGGAACCCTTGTAGGATGATTCTTCTctttatttagattttaatgTTTACTGACTACTCTGTCAactttttattatcattttttttatttttttatttcctatGTTACTCTTTACtcagtgtttttaaaactttgaaaACGATGTTAAATGTCATTCCAACTTCAAAATACACCAAGAAGTCCCTAGGTGACAATAAAATTATTAGCAGGATCAGCTTAAAGTTGTCAAACAATGGAACAATATGTACTgctgtaatttatttttggccCAGGATAGCTCAGTGTTGATTACAAGCTGAAATTATCGGCTTGGAATTATTTACTGGGAGTGCAATCACAACTGTTAGGCATTAGCTGTTAGTTTTTAGCAAAACTAAATTGATTAATATATTGAAAATCTGGGATAGTGACatttttcacttaaaaaaaagtttgtaatCATATGTATGCATAATTACGGAATTGCTTATTATCCCCCAATAAATGTTATCAAAAGAcaatgtatgattttttttttttttcatgataaACCCTCATCAGAGGGTAAACAGCAGTTTGTAGCTGAACTTAAACAGGGGAATTTAAGTACATCATGCTGCTGAACTTGGGCATTACAGTGTAGTAAGTGCATGTATGTTATATATTATTTAAGGAAGTGGTGTGTTTTGTGgggtggtgtttttttttttttttttttttttttttttttatggggcCTGGATATAAACTGCAAACATAGTCTGAGTCTTTCAACATTTCAGCAATGAAAAATGACTACAGTTTTAGAAAGTTTTCAAGGTTTTGGTTTATTGTAAACTGTTGAGGCAGTTTGAGAACTGGACAGTTTCTACACTTGGTAGAACATGAGGCGCTGTGAACAAAGCTCATTTGAAATGTTGAATTATTTACAAACATAATCGAGACAATCAGCTAGCCTGGCTCTGTCTAAAGCTATGAAACTGAATGCTATGAAGCTGGAGCGGTTGAGTAGCTCACAGTATTTTATATATTCAGACAGAATATTGCAACAGCAGCTTCTTTAATAACTAACCTGTAGATGTAAAAGTAGTTGCATCATTTTAATGAAACATCCCTTTCTTGCAACACAGGAAAAGGATGTTTTCTTTCATAGTTTGTACATAATAGCACTTACAGTACAGTGTGTGTTTACAGACATTTCCATAATGCAAGAGGCAGGTTACACTTTATCCAGGTATCCACTACATCCCTTTTCTAAATATCTCCAAATACTAGGTAATTTTTAACCTTAGTGTACTGAAGTAAAGTGCTAGGGATCACGGTGTGGCAGATCACTCGGTCATTGTTGTTAATGCATTGTAGTTACAGTGCAGTTTAAGTTGTGTGCATATaaacacatttctaaaatatcttttttagatacaatatttcagatttttaaGTTTCACATTCACTCTGaactgttttcaaagtaattcGGAGAATGATGTCATGTCTACAAATGTTgcaaaaaaatacagtaaaatttGATCAAATGTTTAAGTTCGTGTTAGCATTGATCCACGCGTCTAGGTCTGAGTAAACTTTGTGCTTAGGTAAACTGTTGTACTTTGAACAGATATTACACAGTCTTTCCCTCCAGTCTGTGTACCGTTTCACTTTCCACCGTTTCTTCCAGGTAAAATACTCATTGTAGCGTTTCTTGTCCTCTGCAAGCTGTTGTAGATACTTTCCCATTTCATTCACTGATGCAAACTCATCAACATGGATGAAAGAATGAGGTGGAGCCACAGCTTTGTAATCGCCTAAAGGTGGCCCCAGGACAATGGGCACTGCCCCTCCCTCGTAAGCATTCCTCCACAGCTTCTCTGTGATATAATCTTTAGCAAGTGAGTTCTCAAAAGCCAAATAAAAATAGCAGCGAGATATTGTAGGTAAAAGTTCTGAGGAGGGGAGGCGGTTTTTAGTCCAGCGCCCATAAACCTCCACAGGAACTGAAGCGTTGAGATTGTTGTACACTTGGCTTCTTTTGTGGTGGCTCTTATAGTTGCTGATCACCCAACAAACCAGAGAGCTCTTGTTTACAGAGTTGTCTTCATTCACATGTTCTTCAGCCTCCCTCCGTAGCAGCATGCCATAGGGTATGCTGACGTCAGCATCCTTTCTGTAGGTTATGGTCATGTTAAAGATACCTGCATACTTATGTAAGTTTCCATTGTGAGAAGGAGCCTCCAGGGACATCCAGGCCCACTTCTGGCTTGGTGGCCGTGAGATGTTAGTAGGCAACTTGTGGAGGCCCACTTGCAGCTCCCTGTTGTGGAACACCACTACATCAGCAGAGGGGAAGTAGGAGCGCTCGTCCACCAGAATACAGCGAGGGATACGGTAGAGATCCCAGCAAACGTCACCCTTCAGGCTGAATGATCTGTTGAAGGGCCAATACCACAGCAGGACAGTCACATTTCTACTTCTGCTGTCATGATGTAAAGGTTTCATAGAGCTACTCAGCCACCCACTGAAGAGACGCAGTGgtaaaatacagagaaaagggAGGATGACTAGCCTCTTCACCAACTTGCGTATCCATTTGGCGTGAAACCCCTGTGATAAGAAAAGAATGAACACATcagtttttttcctgcttcacTGTTTGCCTTGAGCAGATATATAAAGAAAAGGCATGGCTTGCTTGCACGATTTTTTCTTGAATGCTGCATAGACTTCAAGGATGatctgttttaaatataaatataaatcccTTAAATTTTCAGTAAATGCATCCTTCTAAAGGTCCACTTAAATTGGACGTATATAAATTCTTCCTCTAGCACTATGCACAGTTCACAGGTTAAAAAAGGTGTTGCAGTGACCTCATTATAAACTTCCTGAAACAAGACATGTTAGTGCTTATCCCTTTATGTCATCTGTTAAGACACCAGAGGCCTCTTCCAGGAAACATGTTCACAAAACTCTATATGTTAAAAGTCAATCTAAGATGATTAATTCTGATAAAGTCTTTTGATCTTTTGGTTCCAGAGAGGCTTATCAGTGTTAAGTCAATTATCTCTGTGTATATTCAATTCTGAGTTTAGGCGTGCCTGAccagaggaagaaaaacatcATCAGTGGAGTCGAGGTGGGAAAATCCGAATTTCAGTATTATCAATAGCCATGCTGTTATTGGTATCAAATTGATGCTAGCGTGATCAATACAATCAATACTACAGTGGAGGTCCCAGACCACAGATTCACCATTTTAATGGGTAAATAAAGAGCAGAGCCTCCGATTAAAACCCAGCAGACCGAAGGATGTGAAAATGCATCAGTGTGGACAATGATGTTTATCTTAAAAACTACGGTGGATACACTATTTGTTGCCATCtgtgatgaaaaacaaaaaacaagaaaataaatgaaaaaatttttttttgctacagTTTATCACCATTTTCGTTTTAATTTAAAGTAATAGTAAAACGATGGGATGTAACCAACATACTTAAATGCTTAGTgaggtttaaagaaaaaacaaagagaaaaacaaaactttgcTTTAATGTTTCCCTGTGTAAATACTTCTAATCTGATCTAATCTCAACCTTCACTGATAGATGATTGTTCTCTTACAGCCACAGCTGGTCAGTGCTCTTTTTAGTGAGTCACAAATGGAGAACAATGGCAGTTCCAATGAAAAGTTTCACAGTTTACAGCTGTTTACGGTCACTGGCGCCCTTTTGGGGAAATCAAATTTGAGGGGGCATTCTAGTTTCTAATTCTGTCTGGAAACTCAGAAATTGAGGAACAGTGATGCTTATCTGTTTTAAATCCTGCTGTGCAAGTGGTTTTCGACCTGGTTTGCCAAAGATACCTTCTACCAGAGCCCATTCTGGGTAGATGCCTCAGTACATCTATGAACAAGGTCCAACCTGAAATGTTCACAACACAGTCAGACTGCCTGCAACATTTAATGATGTTAGAGTCTTAAAGTCATTTCGGTCTCATCTTCATTCAAATATTCACATCGAGATCCAACTGTGACAGGCATTTGTTTTCTCCTTCTCACTGTCAAATGAGTGATCAGTGATCAACGTGTTAAAGCTAAAGCTTTAAATAGAATTAatataaacaatatttaaagaTATTCAAATAATAAATTAGTGACGTAACTGCTGTCTCCATCCTATGGAAGTTTGTTTCAgctaatgaatgaatgaatgaataattaaaaaaacaaaaagaaaaaactatcgAAACCCAGACATGCATCAGAAATTTCTGTTATTATCTCCATTATGTGTAACTACATTAACTACATTATGAGTTATTATCTCAAAATTTCAACTggcaaaaaatatgttttgggttttgatttttttcagtggTGGAAACAAGACTTCATACCATTGTTATTGCTGACTAAATCATTGCAAAAGTGTTGATGTTAAGTGCAAAAAATAGCAAACGTCTAAGTGAGATTTCGGTCTTTGTCAGCCTGTAAGCTTCTGGAAACGAATCTGCGTCGCTCTGAGGTTCGCCAGGGACTTTATGACTGAAGAAGTGAAAGAGCAGTCACTGATTCAGCTGTGGTGGTGGCGGCGTGGCAGTCAGACAGAAATTCAGAGTTTGTTGATGAAAACCTGCCAGTGAACAGATTTAGTTCACAGATTCTTTTAACCTGGTAATTTACTTTTTCTGGAGCAGAATGTGAGGGTTTCTTTCTATCTTATCGGCTTAATAATGTCAGCGCTAAGCTTGCTTCCTGGAATAGAGTTTGGGTCTGTCATTAAGTGACCAACACCTCATCAAACTATggagaaactgaaaaaagaagcACTTTCTTCACAAGGTAAATTTGTATGGAAATTTATATGGAAAATCAGAAGTCTCtcttaaagtaaataaaagtgtgTTGTATTCAGTTTTGGGTAGAGTGGTGACTGTGTTCAGGACTCACCATTAGGGACTTTAACTTAACATGTGGCTTCCAGTATGAACACGATTCACCACCTCCTACACAGATCAGCACCTTGCCTGTCGTTTGctttaaatgaacaaaacaaaaagtaaatattaCTTTataagaaggggaaaaaatctCTTTCAGTCAGTATTTGCATGTGTGCAAAACACGTTATTATCTTCCTGTTGGTTAATCGCTACTGTCATGTTCAAAAGACAGAATCAAACAGTTGCACAAATGACACAAAGTGAGTTACAAGTCACCTGGTGTAAGCTCGAACAAATGCAATTCAAATATTTTAGTTAATCCTGTTTTTGCATTGCATGGAATTGCATATTAAATTCTAAACTAAAGGCCTTTATCATTTAAAATCTCTAGATTTCTTAAATGGTGTGCTGTTCTTTTGTCTGTGGAacttgtctgtgtctgtgtctttagAAAGTACACTGTGATGCAGACTTAAGGAAATGGGATTTTGCAATACCTGAAACTACAAGGTTTCAGGTTGTTGAAAATGAAGAAGagcaacatttaaaatgactttccACACTAACTCCTGAAGAAACATTTTCACAGATTTATTCCTTACATTTGCATGGTAGAGGAAGAAAGCACATGTTTGGAAAAACAAATAGAAGAACAAAAAATGAGCCTCCTtcataaaaacatttgtatATATCTTTCatacattatatatttttttattcaaaatctATGTCAACATGTGTATTAAATAGCAATATTCTTAAGAAACAGGCAACGTCTATAGTTCAGACCTAAAGATCAGCTACAGGATGTTGTAAAAGATTTTGTTCTTCTGTCACTGGCCGGTGACCATGTACTTTTAAACctgcatgtttttatttatttcaagcaGTCAATGAAATGCAAGCTGGCAGATTAAATAAGCAAAGTGTGTTTTgcacaaaactttaaaaaaccataaacaaataaagatttaaaaagggTATCTGCTTAGCAAGAAATTTCTTTAGATGAACCACACTGACCAGAAAGACATAAAAGACAAAACCCCAAACCTCTTCCACTAACCTGATGATGAGACGAGTAGTTTATTCTCTGTCTTCTACCACCACGAATATTGTGTCTGCTCGTTGCCAGTAGAAATACGATGGTAAACTTGTGTTAGAAAACCAAAAAGACAAAGCCTTTTAAAGAATCGGAGGTGTGGCTTTTCTGAAATCTTGCTGAATATGTGTTTAGATAAAAAGGTCCACATGGTCCCACCCTCTTTCTAAATCTGCATTGCATTTAAATTCCTGCCTTCTGGTAAGTACGgaacattgtttttctttaatgtctGTAGCAACCCTCACTCTATGAGAAAAAATGGAGTATATTCAAGACGAGTTTGTTGCATGTGTGCATGGCTgtaaaaaaagaggaagtgcaTAACATATGAAGATGGGGGTTACACAAGGGAGCTCACACAAGACTGAGTTACAATCAGGGAAGCTGCTGTAGGTGGAAGAAAACATTGTTTGCAATCCCCTGTTTCTACTCAACACCGGCACTACTGTGCAGAAATATTTTGcaaatgttcctttaattaaTACACAAAACAAAGGGGAAAGGGCCTGAATCGGAAAcatcatgtttctgtttgcatCAGTGAGTGGGAAAAAGACAAGATGCAGCAAAACGTTAGATATATATAGTGTATTATTTACATATACATGCCTGGTTGTCACTGATTATCACTTGTGGTTTGTTATTGCTAAGTAATGAATAAGCAGCTGCAAGAAGTTGTGAACAAGTCTGTATTCGATCCAGAATGAATTGCAGATAGTGTAGTTGTagtttaaaatctgtaacagtGTATCTGTGAATATGTAAGTATGTGCACTGGTGTGCTGGATCTCCTGTGTTGCtgcaaaaaattattttccGTCTTGTGTAATCTTGAATTTGAGCAGTAGAGGTCATCCTTAATCTTCTTGTGAGCACATCACTAGCTCAACAAGCTTGTGCATGTTGGTGGTTCCCAGTGGGATTTCTGGACCCCATGGAGAAGAAATTATCTGCCTCTTTTAACTACTAATTTTCCTTTACAATAGTCCCAATCACCCGACTCTTATCTGTGTATAAGCTTCTCCTGCATTTCCCAGTCGCCACCTTAGCGCATAAACTAGACATTTCCACATGCTTGAAGACAGATTTTACTGcttttacctgtttttctctCCCAGTAGCCTCTTTTTTGACCTGTTTGTCTCACCTTTAATTTGTCAAAGGGTACAAAaaataggattttaaaatggttGAAAGTATATTTAAATCTCATAGATTATCAAATACTAAATAAAGTCCATCTTTGTGCTTGTGCAACCAATTCAGATGAAGCAATGTGATAAAGGAACATCATAGTCATAGTCATACCCTATAAATAATGGTAATTGCACGTATGTTTAATATGTCATCTCTTTAGTAAAACCATGTTTTATATAACATATTTGGTTTATGTTGTGCTTATGTTAAACAGTTTTTACACCATATTTGTTGCACATATGACAATTTAGTTTCAATTGCTGAAGAATTTATTCAAAGAATATTTGAGCGTTTCAAAAGCAGAACAACATCCTGTTCGGGACAAAACAATACACTAAAACGCTTTGATTAACATTTATTTGAGTGTGTGAATTCAGCTTACGGAATTCACAGCACAGAAAGTCACAGATGACTGATAAAGACAGGTCACACCCTTCTGATTTCCTTCCTCAGTCTTCCTCGCCTGTGGAATAATACAATGTGTAGGGGTTGTGTCACAGCTACTGCAGTCTGCTTCTTTCTAGTTTGTGATGTTTATCTCACTCATTCAGCTTtcaccattttttttctctttacatCCTTGAGGgtgtttctttctcttcttgCCAACAGGAACACAGGTGTCTGTGGTGAATGCTTGTTACACCAGAGCATTTTTATTCAGTATCAACAGCTAGAAACAGCTGTGGAAAATGTGCAATATAAACATATCAAACTGAATgggaaaacactgggtcacaaaATTTCTTCAGTGCAACAGCTCTCTCAGTTCTCTTAATTTATATCTGAAATGGAAAGCATGCGGAAAATAATGTGGccccaaaaaaaagagaaaagaggaaagaaaaaaagagttcaTAATAAATTCAACAACATTTTTAAGATACAATATCACCTTTGTGGCAGTATTTTGGATAGCCCTCCTTCCAGTTCCACTGTGAGGGTACCACAGTGTGCAAAATGTGATTCATCAGCTAGTGGAGAATTTTTCTTTATAGCATGGGGAAGCAGCCACAAGCAGTCAAAACATCCTTTGGAAAACCATGCTATTGATGTTACAGCAGCATGTGATATACTTCAGACTTTGCCCCATGAGATAACTGCAATACTTCCTCCAAAACATCAATATGTCTTTTAGATTCCATTCTTCAAAGACGTTCTACCATTAATTAATGTTTCAGTCTTACGTATGATCAACCTGTCTCTATTAACCAGAAAcataccacaggccttcaagctggcagtagttaaactgtTACTTAAAACGCCATCACTTGACCTAGATGTCTTAGCTGATtgtaggccaatctccaactttcctttttatctaaaaaaaaatcatgagagAGTAGTTGTAACAGAGCTAACTGATCATCGAGGAATGGTTTAATTCAAGAGAATAATCAGGCCCATGTTATCTTAAAGCCCTCATAGTATTGTGTAATTCCATTAGAGCATTtagctctcagactgctggtttacttgtggttcctagcatttttaaaaatagactagaaggcagagccttcaggcccctcttttctgggcttccagtttggattcgggagattaagcttaaaactttctgttttggaTATAAAGGATGTAGTTAGAGCTGCattaggtgaccctgaatcctcccttattTATGTTGCAATAGGTCtgggctgctgggggattcccatgatgcactgagtgtttcttcttgaCTCACTTTT contains the following coding sequences:
- the LOC116335234 gene encoding alpha-(1,3)-fucosyltransferase 7 isoform X1, which codes for MGFHAKWIRKLVKRLVILPFLCILPLRLFSGWLSSSMKPLHHDSRSRNVTVLLWYWPFNRSFSLKGDVCWDLYRIPRCILVDERSYFPSADVVVFHNRELQVGLHKLPTNISRPPSQKWAWMSLEAPSHNGNLHKYAGIFNMTITYRKDADVSIPYGMLLRREAEEHVNEDNSVNKSSLVCWVISNYKSHHKRSQVYNNLNASVPVEVYGRWTKNRLPSSELLPTISRCYFYLAFENSLAKDYITEKLWRNAYEGGAVPIVLGPPLGDYKAVAPPHSFIHVDEFASVNEMGKYLQQLAEDKKRYNEYFTWKKRWKVKRYTDWRERLCNICSKYNSLPKHKVYSDLDAWINANTNLNI
- the LOC116335234 gene encoding alpha-(1,3)-fucosyltransferase 7 isoform X2, with translation MGFHAKWIRKLVKRLVILPFLCILPLRLFSGWLSRSRNVTVLLWYWPFNRSFSLKGDVCWDLYRIPRCILVDERSYFPSADVVVFHNRELQVGLHKLPTNISRPPSQKWAWMSLEAPSHNGNLHKYAGIFNMTITYRKDADVSIPYGMLLRREAEEHVNEDNSVNKSSLVCWVISNYKSHHKRSQVYNNLNASVPVEVYGRWTKNRLPSSELLPTISRCYFYLAFENSLAKDYITEKLWRNAYEGGAVPIVLGPPLGDYKAVAPPHSFIHVDEFASVNEMGKYLQQLAEDKKRYNEYFTWKKRWKVKRYTDWRERLCNICSKYNSLPKHKVYSDLDAWINANTNLNI
- the LOC116335234 gene encoding alpha-(1,3)-fucosyltransferase 7 isoform X3, giving the protein MKPLHHDSRSRNVTVLLWYWPFNRSFSLKGDVCWDLYRIPRCILVDERSYFPSADVVVFHNRELQVGLHKLPTNISRPPSQKWAWMSLEAPSHNGNLHKYAGIFNMTITYRKDADVSIPYGMLLRREAEEHVNEDNSVNKSSLVCWVISNYKSHHKRSQVYNNLNASVPVEVYGRWTKNRLPSSELLPTISRCYFYLAFENSLAKDYITEKLWRNAYEGGAVPIVLGPPLGDYKAVAPPHSFIHVDEFASVNEMGKYLQQLAEDKKRYNEYFTWKKRWKVKRYTDWRERLCNICSKYNSLPKHKVYSDLDAWINANTNLNI